One window of Calderihabitans maritimus genomic DNA carries:
- a CDS encoding NAD(P)/FAD-dependent oxidoreductase, whose translation MHYVIIGNSAAGIGAVEGIRKVDSDNPITIISDEPYHTYSRPLISYYLAGKVSKEKMIYRKKEFYNQNRVEPLLGIKATKIDVTGKRVELENGEAVSYDRLLIATGSKPFVPPVDGLDKERVFTFLKLDDVEKIKEVARPGAKAVIIGAGLIGLKAAEALGLLGVQVTVVELADRVLSAILDGEAAAIVQQHLERQGICFELNTTAQKIHGEKQVTGVTLQNGKELTCDFLIIAIGVRPNIDLVEGTPVKVDRGIIVNEKMQTNVADIYAAGDVAQGFDIVYGQQRLIPILPGAYKQGETAGLNMAGKEVTYPGGFAMNSIGFFGLPMITAGIVNPEGEGYEVITLSQPEHQNYKKIILKEDRLVGFICLNKVDRAGILTSLINDQINVGPFKEALIREDFGYIYFPESVRKSRMLSGGVA comes from the coding sequence TTGCATTATGTCATCATTGGCAACTCGGCAGCCGGTATCGGAGCTGTAGAAGGAATAAGGAAAGTAGATTCAGACAACCCTATAACGATAATTAGTGACGAGCCTTATCATACTTATTCCCGTCCGCTGATATCCTACTATTTGGCCGGGAAAGTCAGTAAAGAAAAGATGATTTACCGGAAAAAAGAGTTTTACAACCAAAACCGGGTGGAACCTTTATTGGGAATAAAGGCAACCAAAATCGATGTGACCGGAAAACGGGTTGAGCTGGAGAATGGTGAAGCGGTATCCTATGACCGCTTGCTGATAGCTACAGGTAGTAAACCCTTTGTGCCGCCGGTAGATGGACTTGACAAAGAGCGGGTGTTTACCTTTCTGAAACTTGATGATGTAGAAAAAATAAAAGAAGTTGCGCGGCCGGGAGCCAAAGCGGTAATAATAGGGGCCGGGCTAATTGGGCTTAAAGCTGCGGAGGCTCTTGGTTTGCTGGGAGTTCAGGTGACAGTAGTAGAGCTGGCCGATCGTGTCTTAAGCGCTATTCTCGATGGGGAAGCGGCGGCCATTGTACAGCAGCATTTGGAGCGGCAGGGTATCTGCTTCGAACTGAACACTACTGCGCAGAAAATACATGGAGAAAAGCAGGTAACCGGAGTTACCCTGCAAAATGGCAAAGAGCTTACCTGTGATTTTCTTATCATCGCCATCGGGGTACGGCCCAATATTGATTTGGTGGAAGGAACTCCGGTAAAAGTAGACCGGGGGATTATAGTTAACGAAAAAATGCAGACCAATGTAGCAGATATTTACGCCGCCGGGGATGTAGCCCAGGGATTTGACATTGTTTATGGTCAGCAGCGGCTTATTCCGATTCTACCGGGGGCGTACAAGCAGGGCGAGACGGCGGGATTAAATATGGCTGGAAAGGAAGTGACCTACCCGGGCGGTTTTGCCATGAATTCAATTGGCTTTTTCGGGCTGCCTATGATCACCGCCGGGATTGTAAATCCGGAAGGAGAAGGTTACGAGGTTATCACCCTTTCGCAGCCGGAACACCAAAATTATAAAAAAATAATTTTAAAAGAGGATCGTTTAGTCGGTTTTATTTGTCTTAATAAAGTGGACCGTGCGGGAATACTGACGAGCTTGATTAATGATCAAATAAACGTTGGTCCGTTTAAGGAAGCTCTAATACGGGAGGACTTCGGGTATATCTATTTCCCAGAATCTGTACGAAAGAGTCGTATGTTGTCCGGAGGTGTGGCCTGA
- a CDS encoding 4Fe-4S dicluster domain-containing protein, producing MKRVYAREEYCVGCRLCEIHCIVAHSNYPDNIVKAFKKQKPRPLPRVTVEEKGEVSFALQCRHCEEAPCTKACITGAMQKDPVTGVVTNEEERCVGCWTCILVCPHGAIRRDESGKKVASKCDLCSGIDDLPACVKNCPNEALVYEEREEQVKAG from the coding sequence ATGAAACGGGTATATGCCAGGGAAGAGTACTGTGTTGGATGCCGGCTGTGTGAGATACACTGCATTGTTGCTCACTCGAATTATCCCGATAATATTGTGAAAGCTTTTAAGAAGCAAAAGCCCCGTCCTCTTCCCCGAGTAACGGTCGAGGAGAAGGGTGAGGTTTCATTTGCGCTTCAGTGCCGTCACTGTGAAGAGGCTCCCTGTACCAAGGCATGTATTACCGGAGCCATGCAGAAGGATCCGGTGACCGGAGTAGTTACCAATGAAGAAGAAAGGTGTGTCGGTTGTTGGACCTGCATTCTTGTCTGTCCTCACGGGGCCATTCGACGGGATGAATCGGGGAAGAAAGTTGCCTCCAAATGCGATCTCTGCAGTGGTATAGATGATTTGCCGGCCTGTGTCAAGAACTGTCCTAATGAAGCACTGGTATACGAGGAACGGGAAGAACAAGTAAAGGCCGGATAA
- the glnA gene encoding type I glutamate--ammonia ligase, translating into MSKLTKEDVLKLAKEYDVQFIRLQFTDIFGILKNVAITVEQLEKALEGELMFDGSSIDGFARIEESDMYLRPDPSTFVIFPWRPQQGAVARLICDVYNPDGTPFAGCPRHALKKVLAEAREMGYTMNVGPEAEFFLFQTDEKGRPTLITHDRAGYFDLTPVDLGENARRDIVLTLQQMGFQVEASHHEVAPGQHEIDFKYDEALATADKIVTFRYVVRTLAQRHGLHATFMPKPIVGINGSGMHCNQSLFEGDRNAFYDPEGKLELSQTAYYYIGGLIKHIKAMTAITNPTVNSYKRLVPGYEAPVYIAWSARNRSPLIRIPARRGLGTRVELRNPDPSSNPYLAIAVMLKAGLDGIKHKIEPPPPTDRNIYQMSPAERSELGIDSLPENLAAALDYLEKDEVIKSALGPHIYQRFMEAKRREWDEYRIQVHQWEIEQYLTKF; encoded by the coding sequence GTGTCAAAACTAACCAAAGAGGATGTTCTTAAACTGGCCAAAGAATACGATGTTCAATTTATTCGCTTACAGTTTACGGATATCTTCGGAATTTTAAAAAATGTGGCTATTACGGTAGAACAGTTGGAGAAAGCTCTAGAGGGAGAGCTGATGTTTGACGGCTCTTCTATTGATGGGTTTGCCCGTATAGAGGAGTCGGACATGTACTTGCGACCGGATCCTTCTACCTTTGTTATCTTTCCCTGGCGCCCGCAACAGGGAGCGGTAGCCCGATTGATTTGCGATGTGTACAATCCTGACGGAACTCCTTTTGCCGGATGTCCCCGTCATGCTCTAAAGAAGGTACTGGCTGAAGCCCGAGAAATGGGTTATACGATGAACGTGGGGCCGGAAGCGGAGTTCTTTCTTTTCCAAACAGATGAAAAAGGAAGGCCTACCTTAATCACTCATGACCGGGCCGGCTATTTCGACCTTACTCCTGTAGATTTAGGAGAGAACGCTCGACGGGATATAGTGTTAACTCTGCAGCAAATGGGTTTTCAGGTTGAAGCCTCTCATCATGAAGTGGCTCCGGGACAGCATGAAATTGACTTCAAATACGATGAGGCTCTGGCTACGGCCGATAAGATAGTTACTTTCCGATATGTAGTAAGAACCCTGGCCCAGCGCCATGGACTTCATGCTACTTTCATGCCCAAGCCTATTGTTGGAATAAATGGTTCCGGAATGCATTGTAACCAGTCCCTTTTTGAAGGAGACCGGAATGCTTTTTATGACCCTGAAGGCAAACTGGAATTAAGCCAGACGGCTTATTACTATATCGGCGGTTTAATAAAACATATTAAGGCTATGACAGCTATAACCAACCCTACCGTTAATTCGTATAAACGGTTGGTTCCCGGATATGAGGCACCTGTCTACATCGCTTGGTCGGCGCGTAATCGGAGTCCTTTGATACGTATACCAGCCCGGCGCGGTTTAGGTACGCGAGTTGAGCTTAGAAATCCAGATCCTTCTAGCAACCCTTACCTGGCGATTGCCGTGATGTTGAAAGCAGGCCTGGACGGGATTAAGCATAAGATCGAACCCCCGCCGCCAACGGACAGAAACATTTACCAGATGAGCCCGGCGGAAAGGTCTGAGCTGGGCATTGACAGCTTGCCAGAAAATTTGGCCGCGGCGCTGGATTATCTGGAAAAAGACGAAGTTATTAAGTCTGCTTTAGGTCCCCATATTTACCAGCGGTTTATGGAAGCCAAGCGGCGGGAGTGGGACGAGTATCGCATACAGGTACACCAGTGGGAAATTGAACAGTATTTAACCAAGTTTTAA
- a CDS encoding DUF1657 domain-containing protein, with the protein MTIGQKMHTTLASLEGAIADFKTFALETQDQNAKQQFSAYAKQLEDITNGLKGRVNYIESQEPTYKQYQQ; encoded by the coding sequence ATGACTATTGGTCAAAAAATGCATACTACCCTAGCCAGCTTAGAAGGGGCCATAGCTGATTTCAAAACTTTTGCCTTAGAAACCCAAGATCAAAATGCAAAACAACAGTTTTCTGCCTACGCTAAACAGTTAGAAGATATCACTAACGGACTTAAAGGAAGAGTAAATTATATTGAAAGTCAGGAACCT
- a CDS encoding class II glutamine amidotransferase has product MNKKGEVFSGEDIIKSIALMHDRGNGLGGGFAAYGIYPELKDYYAFHLFYDDTKAREDTEHFLNRNFNVEIAEQIPTRKVPAIEKPPLVWRYFVKPKPEKILQSDVGANDFVVKCVMEINSSIRGAYVFSSGKNMGAFKGVGYPEDIGEFYRLEEYKGYIWMAHGRFPTNTPGWWGGAHPFTLLDWAVVHNGEISSYDANRRYLEMFGYECTLQTDTEVITYIFDFLLRKQGLPLDVAVTAVASPFWTQIDRLDPEKRELVKTIRCVYSSLLVNGPFSIIVGSSSGMMALNDRIKLRPLTAATKGDFLYVASEESAIREICPDPERVWSPKGGEPVIGWLETSEAKNAELENITFQMENRAFVF; this is encoded by the coding sequence ATGAATAAAAAGGGAGAGGTTTTCTCCGGAGAAGACATCATTAAATCGATAGCTTTGATGCATGACCGGGGAAATGGTTTGGGTGGAGGCTTTGCTGCCTACGGTATTTATCCTGAATTAAAGGATTATTATGCATTTCACCTTTTTTACGATGATACGAAAGCCCGGGAAGACACGGAACATTTTCTCAATCGAAATTTCAATGTGGAGATAGCAGAACAGATACCTACCCGGAAGGTTCCCGCTATTGAAAAGCCTCCTCTGGTGTGGCGCTACTTTGTTAAGCCTAAGCCGGAGAAAATTTTGCAATCCGATGTAGGGGCTAATGATTTTGTAGTTAAATGCGTAATGGAAATTAACAGCAGTATCCGAGGAGCTTACGTTTTTTCTAGTGGCAAAAATATGGGAGCCTTTAAGGGGGTCGGCTATCCCGAGGACATAGGTGAATTTTACCGGTTGGAGGAGTATAAAGGTTATATCTGGATGGCCCACGGGCGTTTTCCCACTAACACACCGGGATGGTGGGGCGGAGCGCATCCCTTTACCCTGCTGGATTGGGCAGTAGTGCATAACGGGGAGATATCTTCCTATGATGCCAATCGCCGTTACCTCGAAATGTTTGGTTATGAGTGCACTTTGCAAACCGATACGGAAGTTATTACCTACATTTTTGACTTTTTACTACGCAAACAGGGTTTGCCTTTGGATGTAGCGGTTACCGCTGTAGCCTCACCTTTCTGGACGCAAATTGACCGGCTGGACCCGGAGAAACGGGAGCTGGTGAAAACCATCCGGTGTGTTTACAGCAGCCTGCTGGTGAATGGTCCTTTTTCCATTATAGTGGGATCTAGCAGCGGAATGATGGCTCTCAACGACCGTATAAAATTGCGTCCTCTTACCGCAGCTACCAAAGGGGATTTTCTCTATGTCGCCAGTGAGGAGTCGGCTATCAGGGAAATTTGCCCTGATCCAGAGCGGGTTTGGTCGCCTAAAGGTGGGGAACCGGTGATCGGTTGGCTGGAGACTTCCGAAGCTAAGAACGCCGAATTAGAAAACATAACTTTCCAGATGGAGAACCGGGCATTTGTATTCTAG
- a CDS encoding YkoF family thiamine/hydroxymethylpyrimidine-binding protein: MNLLGAEVSLYPLKTSNASSIITEAINSLHGQNLTFTVGSISTEIRGEPEAIWNGLKTMFNKAQQSGEVSMVVTLTNAAD; this comes from the coding sequence ATGAATTTGCTGGGGGCCGAGGTATCTCTTTATCCGCTTAAAACCAGTAATGCTAGTTCTATTATCACTGAAGCGATCAATTCATTACACGGACAAAATCTAACCTTTACCGTTGGTTCTATAAGTACAGAAATCCGCGGCGAACCGGAAGCGATTTGGAACGGTTTGAAAACTATGTTTAACAAGGCCCAGCAATCGGGAGAAGTCAGTATGGTAGTTACTCTAACCAATGCGGCCGATTAA
- a CDS encoding glutamate synthase-related protein, translating into MPNFLIERDRDRCIDCQVCVRQCANEVHKYDEEEGRVFSDEMECVGCHRCVVMCPTRALTIRRFPLDYRQNANWTPDYINAIYKQAETGGILLTGMGNDRPYPVYWDHMLINASQVTNPSIDPLREPMELKTFIGRKPERLKIENGKLAEKIPPQLELEVPVMFSAMSFGSISLNAIKSLARAAEQEGTFYNTGEGGLHKDLYRYGKNTIVQVASGRFGVHPDYLRAGAAIEIKIGQGAKPGIGGHLPGEKVGLQVSQTRMIPEGTDAISPAPHHDIYSIEDLRQLIYSLKEATNYEKPVFVKIAAVHNVAAIASGIARAGADAIVIDGYRGGTGAAPLRTRDNVGIPIEFALAAVDTRLRQEGIRNQVSLIIAGSIRNSADVVKAVALGADAVYIGTAALIALGCHVCQKCYTGKCNWGIATQDPKLVKRLNPEIGARRAANLLRAWKHEIKEMLGGMGINAIDSLRGNRLMLRGIGLTDRELKILGIKAAGE; encoded by the coding sequence ATGCCAAACTTTCTAATAGAACGAGACAGAGACCGCTGCATTGACTGTCAGGTATGCGTTCGGCAGTGTGCCAACGAAGTTCATAAATATGATGAAGAAGAAGGTCGGGTATTTTCCGATGAAATGGAGTGTGTTGGATGCCACCGGTGTGTGGTAATGTGTCCTACCCGAGCCTTAACCATCAGGCGTTTTCCTCTGGACTACCGGCAAAACGCAAATTGGACTCCTGACTATATCAACGCAATTTACAAACAGGCTGAAACTGGTGGTATTTTGCTTACCGGAATGGGAAACGATCGACCTTATCCGGTGTACTGGGACCATATGTTAATTAACGCCAGTCAGGTTACCAACCCGTCCATTGACCCGCTGCGAGAGCCTATGGAATTGAAGACGTTTATAGGCAGAAAACCGGAACGGTTAAAAATAGAAAACGGGAAACTGGCGGAAAAGATTCCCCCACAACTTGAACTGGAAGTGCCAGTGATGTTTTCTGCCATGTCCTTCGGCTCCATTAGCCTGAATGCCATCAAGTCTTTGGCCCGAGCTGCGGAGCAAGAGGGCACGTTTTACAATACCGGTGAAGGAGGACTGCATAAAGACCTTTACCGTTATGGGAAAAACACTATCGTGCAGGTAGCCTCGGGCAGATTTGGTGTCCATCCTGACTATTTACGTGCCGGTGCGGCTATAGAAATAAAGATTGGCCAGGGGGCCAAGCCGGGAATTGGGGGACACCTGCCGGGAGAAAAAGTGGGATTACAGGTATCCCAGACCCGGATGATACCTGAAGGCACGGATGCAATTTCTCCCGCGCCGCACCACGATATATATTCTATAGAGGACTTGCGGCAATTGATTTACTCGCTTAAGGAAGCTACCAACTATGAGAAACCAGTTTTTGTAAAGATCGCGGCGGTTCATAATGTGGCAGCTATTGCTTCAGGAATAGCTAGAGCCGGTGCTGATGCCATAGTTATCGATGGTTATCGAGGCGGGACGGGTGCGGCGCCGCTACGGACGCGGGATAATGTGGGAATCCCTATCGAGTTTGCCTTGGCAGCGGTTGATACTCGTTTGCGCCAGGAAGGGATAAGGAATCAGGTTTCCCTTATTATTGCAGGTAGTATTCGCAACAGTGCTGACGTAGTTAAGGCTGTTGCGCTGGGTGCGGATGCCGTATATATCGGTACGGCAGCTTTAATTGCATTGGGTTGTCACGTGTGCCAGAAGTGCTATACCGGAAAATGTAACTGGGGAATTGCTACCCAAGATCCTAAATTGGTTAAGCGATTAAATCCCGAAATTGGAGCCCGCCGGGCGGCTAACTTGTTGCGGGCCTGGAAGCATGAAATTAAAGAAATGCTTGGCGGAATGGGTATTAACGCGATCGACAGTTTGCGGGGGAATCGCTTAATGTTGCGGGGAATTGGACTAACGGATAGGGAGCTAAAAATCCTCGGTATTAAAGCGGCAGGGGAGTAA
- a CDS encoding glycosyltransferase family 4 protein: MNIAILHWAFPPTIGGVETHLAILAPELVKRGCQVHLLTGSEDNEDEESYYQGVRVVRTPLMNLNNLRSLKVSSLAGQIKKEIIEFIEEAQPELIHAHNMHYFSPVHTEILAEIRAKTDIPLILTAHNVWDDELWGKMIKMAEIWDGVIAVSYYIKKELIKAGYRAERIKVIHHGIDAEKFKPPTEEDLQKILEEYPQFKGRRIIFHPARMSLAKGCDYSVRALKIIAKEFPEVLLVMSGNQKIVDWVDCQEREVNMVMGLVEEFGLQNNVFATHFPWPTMPRIYQTAEICIYPSSFEEPFGLVMLESMATAKPIVVSRSGGMPEIVRHGENGFIVERRNPEDLAEKCIRLLKRPARARKMGEVGRQMVEKLYTKEIMTENTLEFYKSVLSGGFAVPATAQKGFY; encoded by the coding sequence GTGAACATAGCTATATTACACTGGGCTTTCCCGCCAACTATCGGTGGGGTCGAAACTCATTTGGCCATCTTGGCTCCTGAATTAGTAAAACGAGGATGCCAAGTACATCTCTTAACCGGTTCCGAAGATAACGAAGATGAAGAAAGTTATTATCAAGGAGTAAGAGTTGTACGAACGCCTTTAATGAATCTGAATAATCTCCGTTCTTTAAAAGTTAGTAGTTTAGCAGGACAAATAAAAAAAGAAATAATTGAGTTTATTGAAGAAGCTCAGCCTGAGCTGATACATGCCCATAACATGCACTATTTCAGCCCTGTGCACACAGAAATTTTAGCTGAAATTCGAGCAAAAACAGATATTCCTTTGATATTAACTGCCCACAACGTCTGGGATGATGAACTTTGGGGGAAAATGATCAAAATGGCAGAAATTTGGGATGGAGTTATTGCCGTCAGCTACTATATTAAGAAAGAATTAATTAAAGCAGGATATCGAGCAGAAAGGATAAAGGTTATCCATCACGGAATTGACGCCGAAAAATTCAAACCGCCCACTGAAGAAGATCTACAAAAAATTTTAGAGGAATACCCCCAATTTAAAGGAAGACGTATTATTTTCCATCCAGCCAGAATGAGCCTTGCTAAAGGCTGTGATTACAGTGTAAGGGCTTTGAAAATCATTGCCAAGGAGTTTCCTGAGGTACTCTTAGTCATGTCAGGTAACCAAAAAATTGTGGATTGGGTCGATTGTCAGGAAAGAGAAGTTAACATGGTTATGGGGTTAGTGGAAGAATTTGGTCTGCAAAACAATGTATTTGCCACTCATTTTCCCTGGCCCACCATGCCTCGCATTTACCAAACGGCCGAAATTTGTATTTACCCTTCCAGTTTTGAGGAACCCTTTGGATTGGTTATGCTGGAATCTATGGCTACAGCGAAACCTATTGTTGTAAGCAGGTCAGGCGGTATGCCGGAAATTGTCCGCCATGGGGAAAACGGTTTTATAGTTGAACGCAGGAACCCGGAAGACCTGGCTGAAAAATGTATAAGGTTGCTCAAAAGACCGGCGCGGGCACGGAAGATGGGTGAGGTCGGCCGCCAGATGGTGGAAAAGTTATATACTAAAGAAATAATGACCGAAAACACATTAGAATTTTACAAATCAGTTCTAAGCGGAGGCTTTGCAGTTCCGGCAACGGCCCAAAAAGGTTTTTATTAA
- a CDS encoding ANTAR domain-containing response regulator — translation MYRCKIFIATNDSSLLKKLKTILTKEGYLVTGEAEEGHIALRMIRSMAPDLVILDVELPGMNGLEIAKIIEEDKLAPVILLTPNWQKDYVEKAKEHWVFAFLVKPVEESSLLPLVEVTLVNFQKMLKLEQEVNRLKETLETRKLVERAKGILMETLGLTEGQAFRRIQKQSMDKCVSMRAIAEAIILAHDISKNGKK, via the coding sequence ATGTACAGGTGTAAAATATTTATTGCAACCAACGATTCCTCACTGCTGAAAAAATTAAAAACTATCCTTACTAAAGAAGGATATTTAGTTACCGGGGAAGCGGAGGAAGGGCATATTGCGTTACGCATGATACGGTCTATGGCACCGGATCTAGTAATTCTTGACGTAGAACTTCCCGGTATGAATGGTCTAGAAATAGCTAAAATCATTGAAGAAGATAAACTCGCCCCCGTGATATTGCTTACGCCTAACTGGCAGAAGGACTACGTGGAAAAGGCGAAAGAACACTGGGTTTTTGCTTTTTTGGTCAAGCCGGTTGAGGAGAGCAGTTTGTTGCCGCTGGTAGAGGTAACCCTGGTTAATTTTCAGAAAATGTTGAAGTTGGAGCAGGAGGTTAACCGGTTAAAGGAAACTCTGGAAACCCGAAAATTGGTGGAAAGGGCCAAAGGGATCCTGATGGAAACCCTGGGGTTAACGGAAGGTCAGGCATTCCGCCGTATCCAGAAGCAAAGTATGGATAAATGTGTTTCTATGCGGGCAATAGCGGAGGCAATTATTTTGGCTCATGACATCAGTAAAAACGGTAAGAAGTAG